The following coding sequences lie in one Gadus morhua chromosome 20, gadMor3.0, whole genome shotgun sequence genomic window:
- the LOC115533365 gene encoding GDP-Man:Man(3)GlcNAc(2)-PP-Dol alpha-1,2-mannosyltransferase — protein sequence MEGDDHHHHDHSHHLSMCSCDIIRLLWSLLLPCIYLSLVLSLLMGLVVLGIRAWLQGRRGTRGGPDGKKPMVAFFHPYCNGGGGGERVLWCALRALQNRYPGVAFAVYTGDQGVTGEQILEGARQRFNIVLPRPITFVFLSHRAMVEAGSYPHFTLLGQSLGSVFLGWEALTSLVPDVYVDSMGYAFTMPLFRYLGGCMVASYVHYPTVSTDMLSVVRNRNPRFNNADYISANPVLSAVKVLYYCLFALLYGLAGGCSHLVMVNSTWTLGHILALWRAPDRTSVVYPPCDVRSFLELPLEEEEPEEEEEEGWEELGQETGRVVGSGGAGDKKCHSIVSVGQFRPEKDHQLQIRAFRKLLDRKEAEGPEGRESLKLVLIGGCRNEEDEDRVLMLRGLCMELGVADRVEFRLNVPYEELQKELVSATIGLHTMWNEHFGIGVVECMAAGTIILAHKSGGPMLDIVVPHHGAQTGFLADSDDSYAAAMETILALPAAERLEMRRNARLSVERFSDHEFESCFLSATEPLMAGVRP from the exons GTTGCTCTGGTCTCTGCTGCTGCCCTGCATCTATCTCAGCCTGGTGTTGAGCCTGCTGATGGGGCTGGTGGTTCTAGGGATTCGGGCATGGCTGCAGGGCCGCCGGGGGACCCGGGGGGGACCCGACGGAAAGAAACCAATGGTCGCCTTCTTCCACCCCTACTGTaacgggggtgggggtggggagagagtgCTGTGGTGCGCCCTGCGAGCACTGCAGAACCG CTATCCAGGCGTGGCGTTTGCCGTCTACACGGGTGACCAGGGAGTGACCGGAGAGCAGATCCTGGAGGGAGCGCGCCAGAGGTTCAACATAGTCCTTCCTCGGCCCATCACCTTCGTCTTCCTCAGTCACCGGGCGATGGTCGAGGCCGGGTCCTACCCCCACTTCACCCTGCTGGGTCAGAGCCTCGGCTCCGTATTCCTGG gCTGGGAGGCTCTGACCTCGCTGGTCCCTGACGTCTATGTGGACTCGATGGGGTACGCCTTCACGATGCCACTATTCCGCTACCTTGGAGGGTGCATGGTGGCCAGCTACGTGCACTACCCTACCGTCAGCACCGACATGCTGTCTGTGGTGCGCAACAGGAACCCCAG GTTCAACAACGCCGACTACATCTCTGCCAACCCGGTGCTGAGTGCGGTGAAGGTGCTGTACTACTGTCTGTTCGCCCTGCTGTACGGCCTGGCCGGTGGCTGCAGTCACCTGGTGATGGTCAACTCCACCTGGACGCTGGGCCACATCCTGGCGCTGTGGCGAGCCCCCGACCGCACCAGCGTCGTGTACCCCCCTTGTGATGTCCGCTCCTTCCTAGAGCTccctctggaggaggaggagccagaggaggaggaggaggaggggtgggaggagcTTGGGCAGGAAACAGGAAGGGTGGTGGGAAGTGGAGGGGCGGGGGACAAGAAGTGCCACTCTATTGTTTCGGTGGGGCAGTTCCGGCCAGAGAAGGACCACCAGCTCCAGATCCGGGCCTTCCGGAAGCTGCTGGacaggaaggaggcggaggggcCCGAGGGGCGGGAGTCCCTGAAGCTGGTTCTGATTGGTGGATGCCGtaacgaggaggacgaggaccgCGTGCTGATGCTGAGGGGGCTGTGTATGGAGCTGGGCGTGGCCGACCGCGTGGAGTTTAGACTCAATGTTCCCTACGAGGAGCTCCAGAAGGAGCTGGTCAGCGCCACCATCGGCCTGCACACCATGTGGAACGAACACTTCGGGATAG gTGTGGTAGAGTGCATGGCAGCAGGCACCATCATACTGGCCCACAAATCCGGAGGCCCCATGCTGGACATCGTAGTTCCTCACCACGGAGCCCAGACGGGCTTCCTGGCCGACAGCGACGACAGCTACGCCGCCGCCATGGAGACCATCCTGGCACTGCCGGCGGCCGAGCGACTGGAGATGCGCCGCAACGCGCGGCTCTCCGTCGAGCGATTCTCCGACCACGAGTTTGAGTCCTGCTTCCTGTCCGCCACAGAGCCGCTGATGGCTGGAGTCCGGCCCTGA